CGCGATCCTGCCGCTGACCTGGTCCAGGTCGGTCACGGCGGTGGGCGGCAGCCACCGCTGCGGCATCGTCACCCTTTCGAACTGCCCAGGATCCAGCTCTTTATAGGCCGCGACATCCGTCTTCAACCGGTACGCGGTCTTCTCGGGTCCGACCTTGGATTCGACGTTCTTGATCACCGACAGCACGCCGACGAACGCGCCGACCGCACAGAGAACCGACAGGAGCAGCAGGATCACTCCGCGGCGCTGGCGTGAGTTCATGGGGGAGGGACCTCGATCGGGACGGGGAGAAGGGACGGGCGGGCGGACAGGGGGCGGGCGGTCACCGGGCGGGACCACCCGGCGGGGACGGCCTGCGGGGACGGCCTGCGGGGCGGGGCCACGGCGGCCCGTTCGGGCTCAGCGCACGCGGGCCACCGTCCGCGGGGTACCGGGGACGTCCGGGTGACCGGGAAGATCCGGATGACCGGCGACATCGGAGTGACCGGTGAAATCGGGGTGGCCGGCGAAGTCGGGGTGGCCGGGCAGCTCCCACTGGCCGGAGACGTGGGGCGCGTCGGTCGCATAGGGGTTTCCCGGCACCGGGCGGCCGGACCCGTACGGGTTCCCCGGCACCGCCGGGCCGCCCGCCGCGAGATCCGGTCCGCGTACGTCCAGTTGCCCGGATTCACCACAGCCACCGGGGCGGCCGCCCCATACGCCCACCACACCGGGCGCATCCGGCACACCAGGCACTCCCGACGGCGGCACCACCGGCGCCAGGTCGCGCTCGCCCCACGGCGAGGCAGGCTGCCCAGCCGGCGGCGAGGCGGAGGAGGACGCGGGCTCACCGGAGATGCCGGGGGGTGGGGGCGGGGCGGGAGTAGACGGCTGGGCCGGGGCCGGAGTGGATGCCGGGGCGGCCGGGGCCGGAGTGGACACCTGGGCCGGGGTTGGAGTGGCCACCGGGGCCGGGGCCGGAGTGGACGAGGGCGCGGCAGACTGAGCCTGGCCGCGGGCCTGTTCCGGGCTTTGGGTCTGTCCCTGGCTTTGTGCCTGCCCCGGGCCCTGACCGGCGGCCGGAACCGGAGCCGGAGCGGGCGAGGGCACAGGCGCGGCACCAGGAGACGCCACGACGCCCGGAGACGCCACAGCACCCGGAGACGCCCCCGCGCCCGGAGCCGGAGCAACGCCCGAAGCCGGGGCAGCAGCGGAAGCACCGGCCCCGGCCGCCCCCGGAGCGTGGGCGGCGGCCCGCACCGCAGGGGATGCAGGGGCCCCTATGGCCGTCGGCCCCTGGCCCGAGCCGCCACCCCCCGTCGCCCGTTCCCTCGCCAGTGGGGCCGCGCAGAACGCGCAGCGGTCGCCGAGGAGTTCCAGCCCGCACCAGCCGCACTCCTCGCGGCGTACGGAGGCCACCAGCTGATAGAGGACCGACACATCCGGTATGGCCGCCGCGAATTCGATCAGCTTCTGTGTGCCCCACCACCGGGCGGACTCGGCGGGCAGCCGGGCCTCGTGGACCCCCTGCACCTGCCAGGCCGGGGCGAGCGCACCGGTCACCCACTCCGAGGTGAGCTGACCGCGGGCGACCGCGAGCTGGGTGGCGAACCCGGGCGCCGGCAGTCCGGCCTCGGTGCTGTGCCGGTCCAGATGCAGCAACTGCGGCTGGGGATGGGCCAGCACCGCGAAATGCGCGCCGGGCAGCCAGGACTTCATATGGGCCCGGAGATCGACCTCGACCCGGTCCAGGCCGTTGACGCTGCCCAGCAGGGCACCGGCGTGAATGTAGTGGGTCAGCAGCCGGGCCGCGCTGGCCAGCACCCCGGGGCTGAAGTCGCACAGCGACAACTGCCGCAGCTGCCGGGCCAGTAAGGCCACCCCCAGCGGCGGCAGGGACAGCGGCACGATGGCGATCCGGTCGCTCTCCAGGACGGCGCGCAGGGTGTGCAGCCGGCGGATGTGTTCCGGCGGGCAGACGGAGGAGTACAGCACGACGAGATGGCCGTGGTGCTCCAGTATCGCGCTGGTCTCCGTCAGGGCGTCGTCCAGTGGCTGGAGATGCGGAGCCTGGACGACGACGGCGGCGGGGGTCTGCCGGTCAGTCGCAGGCAGCGCGAGGTCAGGGCTGGTGACTGCAATCGCGGTCGGCACGTCGCTCCCCCACTCCCTCCGGCCGCCGGGGGTCCCGGGACCGCGGATCGGCACAGCTCTGCGCCATCGGCGCCATTCGCTCAGCACTTTATCCACAGAGATACGTCCCAGAGAACACGTTCTGGGCTACTCGTCATGACCATCACCCCGCAGGGAAATGGCGTATACCGGCCAAGCGTCCCGCAGAGGAACATCCGCTTCCGACAGGACTCTTGACAGAGCGATTGGTCTGGACCACGTTGTACGGCACGTACAGGGGCCCCTCAACACGCGTCCGCACACCCCCCAACTCCCCCACATCCGGAGGCAGTCGTGGTTCGCGCACGATCAGGAAGACCGAAGACCAGACCGATGACCGGACTGCCGGCGAGGCTGCTCGCCGGACTCACCGCCGCGGTGCTGGCCTCGGCCGGCATCGTCGGGACGGGTACCGCGCAGGCGGCCGGAACCCGCTCCCCGGACCCCGCGACCTCCTCGGCCCCCGCCGCACCCACCGCCGCCGTCCCCCGGCACGCCGTCACCGGCTACTGGCAGAACTTCGACAACGGCGCCACGGTGCAGAAACTCAAGGACGTCGACGACGCCTACGACATCATCGCGGTCTCGTTCGCCGACGCCACCGGACAGCCCGGCGCCGTCACCTTCCGCCTCGACCCGGCCGTCGGCTACGGCTCCACCGACGAATTCAAGGCAGATATCAAGGCGAAGCAGGCGGCCGGGAAGTCGGTGATCCTCTCCGTCGGCGGCGAGAGGGGCGCGGTGTCGGTCAGCGACGCCGCCTCCGCGAAGAACTTCGCCGACTCCGTCAGCGGCCTGATGGACGAGTACGGCTTCAACGGCGTCGACATCGACCTGGAGAACGGCCTCCACTCGGCCTACATGACACAGGCGCTCAAGTCCGTGCACGACCGGCACGGCGATGTCGTGGTGACCATGGCCCCGCAGACCATCGACATGCAGTCACCGCAGAACGAGTACTTCAAGACGGCGCTCGGCATCAAGGACTTCCTGACCGCCGTCAACATGCAGTACTACAACAGCGGTTCGATGAACGGCTGCGACGGCAAGGTCTACTCCCAGGGCACGGTCGACTTCCTGACCGCGCTCGCCTGTATCCAGCTGGAGGGCGGGCTCGATCCGTCCCAGGTCGGCATCGGGGTACCGGCCTCCGCCCGCGCGGCCGGCGGCGGGCATGTCGCCCCGTCCGTCGTCAACGCCGCCCTGGACTGCCTCACCCGGGGCAGCAACTGCGGCTCCTTCAAGCCGTCCCGGACCTATCCGGGGCTCCGCGGCGCCATGACCTGGTCCACCAACTGGGACGCGGCCAACGGCAATGCCTTCGCGAGCCAGGTGGGCGCACACGTCCACGGCCTCCCGTAACACTCCCCGGGCCCTCCCCGTCAGCGGCCGGACGCCGGCCCCGCCCCCAGGCCCCGCGCACCTCGTGCACGGGACCTGGGGTGCGGCTTCCGCCTCAGCTCACCGGCGCGTGGCCTGCGGCTTCGGCAGCACACAGCCCTCGGCGTTCAGGTCCAGCTTGTTGCCGTCGCCGAAGCACTTCGGTATCTGGTACGTCTCCTGGGCGTAGCCGATGCCCTTGCGCACCGTGGTCTTGCCGTTCTCGTCCACCTCACAGGGGTTGTTGAGGGTGCACTCCTCGCCACTCTCATTGGTGGTGTTGTTGACGGCCGTGACCTTGCCGGTCGCGGTGTCGACCACCGGGGATCCGGACGTGCCGCCGATGATCTGGCACTCCGGGGTGTAGCGGACCGAGTCCTTCCAGGTCCACTCGCCCTCCTTGAGGGTGGAGGCGAACCCGTCGATGCCGCAGGAGTAGATCTTCTTCCAGTAGCCGGAGACGATGCTGATCTTCGCGCCCTTGGCCGGGTGCTCGGTGGCCAGCTCCAACGGCTTGATCTTGTACTTCTTCTCGATCTCGGCGTAGGTCGAGCCGGTCTCGTAGAGCGAGACATCGGTGTCGGTCATCGTGGCGTAGGCGACCTTGGTGGCCTTGATCGTGCCCAGCTTGCCGGCCGACTTGTCCAGCAGGGTGAAGCTGCGGCTGGACGGCTTGTCGACGACGACCTCGCCGGCGCCGGGCATACCGCCTTCCAGGCAGTGGCCGTTGGACATCACCAGTGCCGGGTCCTCCGGCTTCGAGCCGGGCATCCGGACGACCGAGCCGGAGCAGTTGCTCAGCGCGACACTGCCGGCGAAGTCCACCGCCTTGGTCTTCTTGTGTGCGGGGCGCTGGACACCGTCCTGCGGCGCGGCGTGTGCCGTTCCGACGGTGCCCAACAGGGTTGCGGCGCCCAGTGCGGCCGTGGCCAGGGTGCCGACGAGAGGTCGATTCATGTGGGGGTCCTCTCAGCGTCTGTCACCGAAGTCCTTATGCGGACCTTCGGTTTTGTCGTGCGCATTGTTGGCGACTCCGCAGCGCCTGGCAATCAATTTCCGTCCCTCAGGAGGAAGTTGAGGGATTCGCCACTTTCCGGTGGCCGATTCCCGTGCGCCCCACATATGACCGTCCGACGTCTTGACCCGGCCATGCCAACAGCCGAACACTGACGCCGTCGCTTCGCCTCACACCCCACAGGAGACCGCATGCGACCACGTATCCGCGGTGGACGCACCACTGTCCTCGCCGCACTCCTCTCCCTCACGCTCGCCGCCCCGATCGCCGCCGCCCAGGCACAGGACGCCCCCTCCCCCGGGTCCACCACCGGCGCCGCGCGGCATGCCGAACTCCCCCACCAGTACGAGGTGACCGGCCCCGCCACCCGCGCCGAGCGCACCGCCCTCCTCGCGACCGGCGTCAGCATCGACGAGGTCCACACCCGCGCGGTCGTCATCACCGCGACCCGCTCCCAGGCCGCCACGGTCCACGAACTCGGCTACGCCCTCCGCAAGTTGCCCGACCCGCCCGGCTTCGCCACCACGGCTCCCCACAAACCCCGCGTCAAGGACTTCCCGGCCGGCTACGCGAACTACCACACCTACGACGAGGCCACGAAGGAGATCGACGCCCTCGTCGCCAAGTACCCGGAGATCCTCAGCAAGCAGGTCATCGGCACCTCCCACGAGGGCCGCAACATCCTCGCCCTCAAACTCAGCAAGAACGTCACCAAGGACGAGCAGGAGCCCGAGGTCCTCTTCACCGCCCACCAGCACGCCCGGGAACACCTCACGGTCGAGATGTCCCTCTACCTCCTCAAGGAGTTCACCTCGAAATACGGCAGCGACTCCCGCGTCACCAAGATGCTCGACTCCCGCGAGATCTGGATCATCCCGGATCTGAACCCGGACGGCGGCGAGTACGACATCGCCTCCGGCCAATTCCGGAGCTGGCGCAAGAACCGCCAGCCCAACGCCGGATCGAGCGGCGTCGGCACCGACCTCAACCGCAACTGGGACTTCAAGTGGGGCTGCTGCGGCGGCTCTTCCTCCAGCCCCTCCTCCGAGACCTACCGAGGCAAGTCCCCCGCCTCGGCCCCCGAGGTCCAGGTCGTCTCGAAGTTCGTCCACGGCCGCAACGTGGGCGGCAAACAGCAGATCAAGGCCGCCATCGACTTCCACACCTACAGCGAACTGGTCCTCTGGCCCTTCGGCTTCACCAACGACGACACCGGCCCCGGTATGACCCAGGACGACCACGACGCCTTCGCCACCATCGGCAAGAACATGGCCGCCACCAACGGCTACACCCCCGAACAGTCCAGCGACCTGTACATCACCGACGGCTCGATCGACGACTGGCTGTGGGGCGACCAGAAGATCTTCGCCTACACCTTCGAGATGTACCCGTCCTCATTCGGCTCCGGCGGCTTCTACCCGAAGGACTCGGTGATCCCGAAGGAGACCGCACGGAACCGGGAAGCGGTACTGCAACTCCTGGAAACCGCCGACTGCGTCTACCGCGCGATCGGCAAGGAAGAGCAGTACTGCAGCGGTAACTGACCCGCAGCTTCCCCGACGAAAAAGGCGGGCCGCACCGTCGCGGCCCGCCTCCTCCAGTCCTTACGCCGCCTTCCGATAGGCCCGGAAGGCCCGTGTGGCCAGGAAGCCCATCACGAGGACCGCCACCGCGAGCAGTCCCAGACAGGACAGGACCGTGCTCCCGTCACCGGGCGCGGACGTCGCCTGCCGCGCCGCGACGACCGCCCATTCCACGGGGTTGTACCGGGCGACGTTCCCCACCCAGGCCGGAGCGAGGTGAAGGTCCATCACGGCAGAGCTCAGGAACATCAGCGGCAGCGTGGTGAACTGGGAGATCGCGATCAGCGTCGCCTGCTGACGGGTCAGCAGGGCGACGGCATTGGACAGTGCCGAAAAGACCAGCGTCAGCAGCACCGCGGCCAGGACGGTGACCCCGACCCCGGCGACGCCGCCGGGGAAGCGGGCGCCGGCGATCAGCGCGATGACCACGATGATCAGGCTCTGGATGACGGTCTGGATCGCCTGGTGGGCCATGGTCGCGCACATCATGGCGCCCCGGCTGACGGGCGAGGTCAGCAGCCGGTCCATCACACCGCGGTCGATGTCCTGCAGGTAGGTCGTCCCTGCCCACGCGCTCGCGAACAGCGCGGTCATCATCACCACACCCGGTGTGAGGAACGTCAGGAACCCGTCGCTGCCGTACGCGAATCCGGGCAGATGCACCACCGACCGGAAGAGCTGCCCGAACAACAGCAGCCAGATCACCGGCTGGACGAGCCCGATGACGAGGAAGGTGGGCATCCGCCACAGCGCGCGCAGCAGGCGGCCGGTGAGGAACGCGGAGTGTGTGATCACGGTCAGCGGACGCGTGCCGACGGGTTCGATGTGTGCCGTGCTCACTTCGCCACCTCCAGGACCTTCACGTCGTCGTCGCCGGCGGCGGCCGCAAGGCTGTGGCCGGTGTGCTGAAGGTAGACGTCATCGAGCGAAGGGCGGGCCAGCGTCGCAGAGGTCACGACGATTCCCGCGTCGTCGAGTGCGGCCAGCACGGGAGGCAACGCCCGCGCGCCGTTATCGGTCCGGCCACGGACCGTGCACCCGTCCATGGTGATCTCGCGTAGCTCCGGCACCCGTTGCAGCACCGCGCGTGCTCTGCCGTCGGCCTCGGCCAGCTCGACCTGCACCGCGTCACCGCGCAGCTCGCTCTTGAGTTCCTCCGGGGTGCCCGCGGCGACCACTGTGCCGTGGTCGACGATCGCCAGCCGGTCGGCGAGGTGGTCGGCCTCGTCGAGGTAGTGCGTGGTGAGCAGCACCGTCATCTGCTCGTCACCGGCCATCCTGGCGATCTCGTGCCACATCTCGCTCCGGGCCTGGGGGTCGAGACCCGTCGTCGGCTCGTCGAGGAAGAGCACCTGCGGGCGGTGCATCAGCCCCAGCGCGACGTCCAGCTTGCGCGCCATCCCGCCGGAGTACGTACCCACCAGCCGGTCCGCGGCGTCGGCCAGGCCGAACCTGCCGATGAGCTCACGGGCCCGCGCCTTGGCGTCACGACGGGACATCCCGTGGAGGCGGCCCGCGAGCAGCAGATTCTCGGTCGCGGTCCCCCTCGGATCCGTACCGGGCTTCTGCGCCACGAACCCGATCGCCTGGCGCACCCGGTCCGGCTCCGCCGCAACGTCGAAGCCTGCGACGCGTGCCGACCCCGAGTCCGCGACGGACAGCGTGGAGAGAATCTTCACCGTGGTGGACTTGCCTGCCCCGTTCGGGCCGAGCAGCCCGAAAACGGTCCCCGTCGCAGCGGAAAAGCTCAGCCCCCGCAACGCGGTGACCGGGGGTTTGTTCCTGCCTGCCGAGTAGGTCTTGACCAGATCAACGGCTTCCAGAGCCGTTTCCGCTCGCCGAACCACAACCATCGCCGCACACCCTTGTCAGAACGTGGTGTGACTCCCACCTTCCTGGTGTCACCGGACACAAGGAGGCTGAATGGCGAGGGCGGAACCCTACGGTGAGATGTCGCAGCCGAAGGTAACAAGGGCGCGCGAGCAGTTGCAACCGATTTCTCCGCGCGGAGCGGGCCCGATGTCACCGCGAGGGGCGCCCGATGCGGGGCGCCCCACGGGCGTACGTGCACGCGATGTCGCCACCCGCGCCTACACGACCAGGCTCACCAGCGCCGCCACCGCGAACCCCGCGACCGACAGCACCGATTCCAGCACCGTCCAGGACTTCAGGGTGTCGCGTTCCGAGATGCCGAAGTACTTGCTGACCATCCAGAAGCCGCCGTCGTTCACATGCGAGGCGAAGATCGAACCGGCCGAGATCGCCATGATGATCAGGGCCAGTTGGGCCGGGGACAGGCCCTGGCCCTCGACGAGGGGGACGACGATGCCGGCTGTGGTGACGATGGCGACCGTGGCGGAGCCCTGGGCGACGCGGAGGACGAGGGAGAGCAGGTAGGCGAGGACGATGACGGGGAGGCCGACGTGGTGGAAGGTGTCGGAGAGGGCGGTGGCGACGCCGCTGCCCTTGAGGACGGCGCCGAAGACGCCGCCGGCGCCGACGACCAGGATGATGTTGCCCACCGGCTTCAACGACGCGGTGGAGACGGTCTCCAGGGACTTGCGGGACCAGCCGCGGCGGATGCCCAGCAGGTAGTACGACATCAGCAGGGCGATCGACAGGGCCACGAAGGGGTGGCCGAAGAACTCGATCACCGAGCGGCCGTCCGAGGGGGCCAGGGCGATGGAGGAGAAGGTCGCCAGGAGGATGAGGAGCAGCGGGGTGCCGATGATGGTGAGGACGGTGCCGAGGGAGACCGGCTCCTCGTGTGTCGTGAGGCCGGCCGCGGCCTTTTCCCGGGTGACCGCGGCCCTGGCCTCGTCGGCGGCCTCGACCATGTCCTGCGGGACGTCGACGAAGAGGCGCTTGCCGATCCAGGCCGCGTAGCCCCAGGCGGCGAGCACGGCCGGGATGCCGCAGATGATGCCCATGAGGATGATCCAGCCCAGGTCGACCTTGAACAGGCCGGCGGCGGCGACCGGGCCGGGGTGCGGCGGCAGGAAGGCATGCGTCATGGAGAGGCCCGCCAGGAGCGGCATGCAGTAGAGGAGGATCGACTTGCCGGACCTCTTGGCCGCCGCGTAGACGATCGGGGCGAGGACGAAGATGCCGACGTCGAAGAAGACGGGGATGCCGAAGATCAGGCCGGTCAGGCCCATGGCGAGGGGTTCGCGCTTCTCGCCGAAGAGGCGGAGCAGCCGGGTGCTCAACACCTCGGCGCCGCCGGAGACTTCGAGGATCGCGCCGAGCATGGTGCCCAGGCCGATGATGATGGCGACATGCCCGAGGATGCCGCCCATGCCGGTCTCGATCAGCGAGACGGCGTCGGACTTCTGGACCGTGCCGAAGAGTTCGGTGACGGAGAGGCCGGCGGCGAGGCCCACCGCGATGGAGACCGTCAGCAGCGCCACGAACGGCTGTAGCCGGACCTTGATGATGAGGGCGAGGAGCAGGGCGATGCCCAGGGCGGCGACCGTCAGCAGCCCCGCGGTGCCCGGTATCAGGGC
This genomic stretch from Streptomyces nigrescens harbors:
- a CDS encoding chitinase; this encodes MTGLPARLLAGLTAAVLASAGIVGTGTAQAAGTRSPDPATSSAPAAPTAAVPRHAVTGYWQNFDNGATVQKLKDVDDAYDIIAVSFADATGQPGAVTFRLDPAVGYGSTDEFKADIKAKQAAGKSVILSVGGERGAVSVSDAASAKNFADSVSGLMDEYGFNGVDIDLENGLHSAYMTQALKSVHDRHGDVVVTMAPQTIDMQSPQNEYFKTALGIKDFLTAVNMQYYNSGSMNGCDGKVYSQGTVDFLTALACIQLEGGLDPSQVGIGVPASARAAGGGHVAPSVVNAALDCLTRGSNCGSFKPSRTYPGLRGAMTWSTNWDAANGNAFASQVGAHVHGLP
- a CDS encoding ABC transporter permease, with protein sequence MSTAHIEPVGTRPLTVITHSAFLTGRLLRALWRMPTFLVIGLVQPVIWLLLFGQLFRSVVHLPGFAYGSDGFLTFLTPGVVMMTALFASAWAGTTYLQDIDRGVMDRLLTSPVSRGAMMCATMAHQAIQTVIQSLIIVVIALIAGARFPGGVAGVGVTVLAAVLLTLVFSALSNAVALLTRQQATLIAISQFTTLPLMFLSSAVMDLHLAPAWVGNVARYNPVEWAVVAARQATSAPGDGSTVLSCLGLLAVAVLVMGFLATRAFRAYRKAA
- a CDS encoding GntP family permease, translating into MYLAATTAAPAAPPPPPHTGGLLALIPGTAGLLTVAALGIALLLALIIKVRLQPFVALLTVSIAVGLAAGLSVTELFGTVQKSDAVSLIETGMGGILGHVAIIIGLGTMLGAILEVSGGAEVLSTRLLRLFGEKREPLAMGLTGLIFGIPVFFDVGIFVLAPIVYAAAKRSGKSILLYCMPLLAGLSMTHAFLPPHPGPVAAAGLFKVDLGWIILMGIICGIPAVLAAWGYAAWIGKRLFVDVPQDMVEAADEARAAVTREKAAAGLTTHEEPVSLGTVLTIIGTPLLLILLATFSSIALAPSDGRSVIEFFGHPFVALSIALLMSYYLLGIRRGWSRKSLETVSTASLKPVGNIILVVGAGGVFGAVLKGSGVATALSDTFHHVGLPVIVLAYLLSLVLRVAQGSATVAIVTTAGIVVPLVEGQGLSPAQLALIIMAISAGSIFASHVNDGGFWMVSKYFGISERDTLKSWTVLESVLSVAGFAVAALVSLVV
- a CDS encoding ATP-binding cassette domain-containing protein, with amino-acid sequence MVVVRRAETALEAVDLVKTYSAGRNKPPVTALRGLSFSAATGTVFGLLGPNGAGKSTTVKILSTLSVADSGSARVAGFDVAAEPDRVRQAIGFVAQKPGTDPRGTATENLLLAGRLHGMSRRDAKARARELIGRFGLADAADRLVGTYSGGMARKLDVALGLMHRPQVLFLDEPTTGLDPQARSEMWHEIARMAGDEQMTVLLTTHYLDEADHLADRLAIVDHGTVVAAGTPEELKSELRGDAVQVELAEADGRARAVLQRVPELREITMDGCTVRGRTDNGARALPPVLAALDDAGIVVTSATLARPSLDDVYLQHTGHSLAAAAGDDDVKVLEVAK
- a CDS encoding S1 family peptidase, encoding MNRPLVGTLATAALGAATLLGTVGTAHAAPQDGVQRPAHKKTKAVDFAGSVALSNCSGSVVRMPGSKPEDPALVMSNGHCLEGGMPGAGEVVVDKPSSRSFTLLDKSAGKLGTIKATKVAYATMTDTDVSLYETGSTYAEIEKKYKIKPLELATEHPAKGAKISIVSGYWKKIYSCGIDGFASTLKEGEWTWKDSVRYTPECQIIGGTSGSPVVDTATGKVTAVNNTTNESGEECTLNNPCEVDENGKTTVRKGIGYAQETYQIPKCFGDGNKLDLNAEGCVLPKPQATRR
- a CDS encoding M14 family metallopeptidase codes for the protein MRPRIRGGRTTVLAALLSLTLAAPIAAAQAQDAPSPGSTTGAARHAELPHQYEVTGPATRAERTALLATGVSIDEVHTRAVVITATRSQAATVHELGYALRKLPDPPGFATTAPHKPRVKDFPAGYANYHTYDEATKEIDALVAKYPEILSKQVIGTSHEGRNILALKLSKNVTKDEQEPEVLFTAHQHAREHLTVEMSLYLLKEFTSKYGSDSRVTKMLDSREIWIIPDLNPDGGEYDIASGQFRSWRKNRQPNAGSSGVGTDLNRNWDFKWGCCGGSSSSPSSETYRGKSPASAPEVQVVSKFVHGRNVGGKQQIKAAIDFHTYSELVLWPFGFTNDDTGPGMTQDDHDAFATIGKNMAATNGYTPEQSSDLYITDGSIDDWLWGDQKIFAYTFEMYPSSFGSGGFYPKDSVIPKETARNREAVLQLLETADCVYRAIGKEEQYCSGN